From the genome of Chanos chanos chromosome 5, fChaCha1.1, whole genome shotgun sequence, one region includes:
- the cnpy3 gene encoding protein canopy homolog 3 yields MKHFVFMFLFTAFTHTAQKGDGDEWVHLPNRCEVCKFVSIEMKSAFEETGKTKEVIETNYRFLDDKGAPPIKYVKSDIRFIEVLENVCQRLMEYNLHKERSGSNRFAKGMSETFSTLHNLVHKGVKVVMDIPYELWNETSAEVADLKKQCDVMVEQYEEVIEDWYKGDQQEDLTTYLCEKHVLKGQDTACLKESWSGRKGDTAAIAEDKKKKKKSKKGKNKDSEEGQSKKKEKKVKKKKKSKHTEEKERDGYTSDEDVQKKVPLREEKTEL; encoded by the exons atgaaacacttcgtttttatgtttttatttaccgCATTCACCCACACAGCTCAAAAAGGCGATGGCGACGAGTGGGTCCATCTACCCAACAGATGTGAAG TGTGCAAATTCGTCAGCAttgagatgaaatctgcatTTGAGGAGACGGGCAAAACAAAGGAAGTAATTGAAACCAACTACCGCTTTTTAGACGACAAAGGTGCCCCGCCAATCAAATACGTCAAATC TGATATTCGCTTCATAGAAGTGTTGGAGAATGTATGTCAAAGGCTCATGGAGTACAATCTGCATAAAGAGAGATCAGGCAGCAACCGCTTCGCCAAG gGTATGTCTGAGACCTTCTCTACCTTACATAACCTGGTACATAAGGGAGTGAAGGTGGTGATGGACATCCCCTATGAACTGTGGAATGAGACGAGTGCAGAGGTTGCTGACCTCAAAAAACAG tgtgatgtgatggtggAGCAGTATGAGGAAGTGATTGAGGACTGGTATAAAGGGGACCAGCAGGAGGACCTCACTACATATCTGTGTGAGAAACATGTTCTCAAGggacaagacacag cttgTTTGAAGGAGTCATGGTCTGGGAGAAAAGGAGATACAGCGGCCATTGCAGaggacaagaagaaaaagaagaaaagcaaaaagggaAAGAACAAAGACAGTGAGGAGGGACAGtcgaagaagaaagagaagaaggtgaaaaagaagaaaaagagcaagCATACGGAGGAGAAAGAGCGAGATGGGTACACGTCTGATGAAGACGTCCAGAAGAAAGTTCCTCTTAGAGAAGAAAAGACCGAACTTTGA